The Mus musculus strain C57BL/6J chromosome 2, GRCm38.p6 C57BL/6J genome has a window encoding:
- the Abca2 gene encoding ATP-binding cassette sub-family A member 2 isoform 2 (isoform 2 is encoded by transcript variant 2), with protein sequence MGFLHQLQLLLWKNVTLKRRSPWVLAFEIFIPLVLFFILLGLRQKKPTISVKEVSFYTAAPLTSAGILPVMQSLCPDGQRDEFGFLQYANSTVTQLLERLHRVVEEGNLFDPVRPSLGSELEALRQRLEALSSGPGTWESHSARPAVSSFSLDSVARDQRELWRFLMQNLSLPNSTAQALLAARVDPSEVYRLLFGPLPDLDGKLGFLRKQEPWSRLGSNPLLQMEELLLAPALLEQLTCAPGSGELGRILTMPEGHQVDLQGYRDAVCSGQATARAQRFSDLAAELRNQLDTAKIAQQLGFDVPNGSDPQPQAPSPQSLPALLGDLLDAQKLLQDVDVLSALALLLPQGACAGQASAPQASSLNGLANSTGIGANSGSNTTVEEGTQSPVSPASPDTLQGQCSAFVQLWAGLQPILCGNNRTIEPEALRRGNMSSLGFTSKEQRNLGLLVHLMTSNPKILYAPVGSEADRVILKANETFAFVGNVTHYAQVWLNISTEIRSFLEQGRLQQHLQWLQQYVADLQLHPEAMNLSLEELPPALRQDFSLPNGTALLQQLDTIDNAACGWIQFMSKVSVDIFKGFPDEESIVNYTLNQAYQDNVTVFASVIFQTRKDGSLPPHVHYKIRQNSSFTEKTNEIRRAYWRPGPNTGGRFYFLYGFVWIQDMMERAIINTFVGHDVVEPGNYVQMFPYPCYTRDDFLFVIEHMMPLCMVISWVYSVAMTIQHIVAEKEHRLKEVMKTMGLNNAVHWVAWFITGFVQLSISVTALTAILKYGQVLMHSHVLIIWLFLAVYAVATIMFCFLVSVLYSKAKLASACGGIIYFLSYVPYMYVAIREEVAHDKITAFEKCIASLMSTTAFGLGSKYFALYEVAGVGIQWHTFSQSPVEGDDFNLLLAVTMLMVDTVVYGVLTWYIEAVHPGMYGLPRPWYFPLQKSYWLGSGRTEAWEWSWPWAHTPRLSVMEEDQACAMESRHFEETRGMEEEPTHLPLVVCVDKLTKVYKNDKKMALNKLSLNLYENQVVSFLGHNGAGKTTTMSILTGLFPPTSGSATIYGHDIRTEMDEIRKNLGMCPQHNVLFDRLTVEEHLWFYSRLKSMAQEEIRKETDKMIEDLELSNKRHSLVQTLSGGMKRKLSVAIAFVGGSRAIILDEPTAGVDPYARRAIWDLILKYKPGRTILLSTHHMDEADLLGDRIAIISHGKLKCCGSPLFLKGAYGDGYRLTLVKQPAEPGTSQEPGLASSPSGCPRLSSCSEPQVSQFIRKHVASSLLVSDTSTELSYILPSEAVKKGAFERLFQQLEHSLDALHLSSFGLMDTTLEEVFLKVSEEDQSLENSEADVKESRKDVLPGAEGLTAVGGQAGNLARCSELAQSQASLQSASSVGSARGEEGTGYSDGYGDYRPLFDNLQDPDNVSLQEAEMEALAQVGQGSRKLEGWWLKMRQFHGLLVKRFHCARRNSKALCSQILLPAFFVCVAMTVALSVPEIGDLPPLVLSPSQYHNYTQPRGNFIPYANEERQEYRLRLSPDASPQQLVSTFRLPSGVGATCVLKSPANGSLGPMLNLSSGESRLLAARFFDSMCLESFTQGLPLSNFVPPPPSPAPSDSPVSPDEDSLQAWNMSLPPTAGPETWTSAPSLPRLVHEPVRCTCSAQGTGFSCPSSVGGHPPQMRVVTGDILTDITGHNVSEYLLFTSDRFRLHRYGAITFGNVQKSIPASFGARVPPMVRKIAVRRVAQVLYNNKGYHSMPTYLNSLNNAILRANLPKSKGNPAAYGITVTNHPMNKTSASLSLDYLLQGTDVVIAIFIIVAMSFVPASFVVFLVAEKSTKAKHLQFVSGCNPVIYWLANYVWDMLNYLVPATCCVIILFVFDLPAYTSPTNFPAVLSLFLLYGWSITPIMYPASFWFEVPSSAYVFLIVINLFIGITATVATFLLQLFEHDKDLKVVNSYLKSCFLIFPNYNLGHGLMEMAYNEYINEYYAKIGQFDKMKSPFEWDIVTRGLVAMTVEGFVGFFLTIMCQYNFLRQPQRLPVSTKPVEDDVDVASERQRVLRGDADNDMVKIENLTKVYKSRKIGRILAVDRLCLGVRPGECFGLLGVNGAGKTSTFKMLTGDESTTGGEAFVNGHSVLKDLLQVQQSLGYCPQFDALFDELTAREHLQLYTRLRGIPWKDEAQVVKWALEKLELTKYADKPAGTYSGGNKRKLSTAIALIGYPAFIFLDEPTTGMDPKARRFLWNLILDLIKTGRSVVLTSHSMEECEALCTRLAIMVNGRLRCLGSIQHLKNRFGDGYMITVRTKSSQNVKDVVRFFNRNFPEAMLKERHHTKVQYQLKSEHISLAQVFSKMEQVVGVLGIEDYSVSQTTLDNVFVNFAKKQSDNVEQQEAEPSSLPSPLGLLSLLRPRPAPTELRALVADEPEDLDTEDEGLISFEEERAQLSFNTDTLC encoded by the exons ATGGGCTTCCTGCaccagctgcagctgctgctctGGAAGAACGTGACGCTGAAGCGCCGGAGCCCG TGGGTCCTGGCTTTTGAGATCTTCATCCCGCTTGTCCTCTTCTTCATCCTGTTGGGACTGCGGCAGAAGAAGCCCACCATCTCTGTGAAGGAAG TCT CTTTCTACACCGCAGCACCGCTGACATCAGCCGGCATCCTGCCCGTCATGCAGTCGCTTTGCCCTGATGGCCAGCGTGATGAGTTTGGCTTCCTGCAATATGCCAACTCCAC GGTCACCCAGCTTCTGGAACGCCTCCACCGTGTAGTGGAGGAGGGCAATTTGTTCGACCCAGTGCGACCCAGCCTGGGCTCAGAGCTCGAGGCTCTGCGCCAACGTCTGGAGGCCCTCAGCTCAGGCCCTGGCACCTGGGAGAGTCACTCAGCCAGACCTGCAG TTTCATCCTTCTCTCTGGACTCGGTGGCCAGGGACCAGAGAGAGCTTTGGCGTTTCCTGATGCAGAACCTGTCACTGCCCAACAGCACGGCCCAAGCCCTCCTAGCTGCCCGTGTGGACCCTTCCGAG GTCTATCGCTTGCTTTTTGGTCCTTTGCCTGACCTGGATGGAAAGTTGGGTTTCCTTAGGAAGCAGGAGCCCTGGAGCCGCCTGGGTAGCAATCCTCTGCTCCAAATGGAG GAGCTGCTGCTGGCTCCTGCCCTTTTGGAACAGCTCACATGTGCTCCAGGTTCTGGGGAACTGGGCCGGATTCTTACCATGCCTGAGGGTCATCAGGTAGACCTTCAGGGCTACCGGGATGCTGTGTGCAGTGGGCAGGCTACAGCTCGTGCCCAGCGCTTCAGCGATTTGGCCGCTGAGCTCAGGAACCAGCTGGACACAGCCAAGATTGCTCAGCAG CTGGGCTTCGATGTCCCCAACGGCTCAGATCCCCAGCCACAGGCACCGTCCCCACAGAGCCTGCCGGCACTCTTAGGGGACCTGCTGGATGCCCAGAAACTTCTGCAGGATGTGGATGTCCTATCAGCCCTTGCCCTGCTGCTGCCTCAAGGTGCCTGTGCTGGCCAGGCCTCTGCACCTCAAGCCAGCAGCCTGAATGGCCTGGCCAACAGCACCGGGATAGGTGCAAATTCAGGTTCCAACACCACTGTTGAGGAGGGCACCCAGTCACCTGTCAGCCCAGCCTCTCCTGACACTCTGCAAGGGCAGTGCTCAGCCTTTGTGCAGCTCTGGGCTGGCTTGCAACCCATCTTGTGTGGCAACAACCG CACCATCGAGCCTGAAGCGCTTCGGAGAGGCAACATGAGCTCCCTGGGTTTTACAAGCAAGGAACAGCGGAACTTGGGCCTTCTAGTGCACCTCATGACCAGCAACCCCAAAATCCTGTACGCACCAGTGGGCTCTGAAGCGGACCGCGTTATCCTCAAG gcaaatgAGACCTTTGCCTTTGTGGGCAACGTTACACACTACGCCCAGGTCTGGCTCAACATCTCCACAGAGATCCGAAGCTTCTTGGAGCAAGGCAGGCTGCAGCAGCATCTGCAGTGGTTACAGCAG TATGTAGCTGATCTTCAGCTACACCCTGAAGCAATGAACCTGTCCCTGGAGGAGCTGCCACCTGCTCTGCGCCAGGACTTCTCACTGCCTAATGGCACAGCCCTCCTGCAACAGCTTGACACAATAGACAACGCAGCCTGTGGCTGGATCCAGTTCATGTCCAAG GTGAGTGTGGACATCTTCAAGGGATTTCCTGATGAGGAGAGCATCGTGAACTACACTCTCAATCAGGCCTACCAGGACAATGTCACAGTGTTTGCCA GCGTGATCTTCCAGACACGGAAGGACGGCTCCCTCCCTCCACATGTACATTACAAGATTCGCCAGAATTCAAGCTTCACTGAGAAAACCAATGAGATCCGCCGTGCTTATTGGCGTCCAGGGCCCAACACCGGTGGTCGCTTCTACTTCCTCTATGGCTTCGTCTGGATCCAGG ACATGATGGAGCGCGCCATCATCAACACATTTGTGGGGCATGACGTGGTCGAACCTGGCAACTACGTGCAGATGTTCCCATACCCCTGCTACACCCGTGACGA CTTCCTGTTTGTCATTGAACACATGATGCCATTGTGCATGGTGATCTCCTGGGTCTACTCTGTGGCCATGACCATCCAGCATATTGTGGCAGAGAAAGAGCACAGGCTCAAGGAG GTGATGAAGACGATGGGCCTGAACAACGCCGTGCACTGGGTGGCCTGGTTCATCACGGGCTTTGTGCAGCTGTCTATCTCCGTGACAGCTCTGACCGCCATCCTCAAGTACGGCCAGGTGCTCATGCACAGCCACGTGCTCATTATCTGGCTCTTCCTTGCCGTCTACGCTGTGGCCACTATCATGTTTTG CTTCCTGGTGTCTGTGCTGTACTCTAAGGCTAAGTTGGCCTCAGCCTGTGGCGGTATCATCTACTTCCTGAGCTACGTTCCCTACATGTATGTAGCGATCCGCGAGGAGGTAGCCCATGACAAGATCACTGCCTTCGAGAAGTGCATTGCG TCCCTGATGTCCACAACAGCCTTTGGCCTGGGTTCCAAGTACTTTGCACTGTATGAAGTGGCAGGAGTGGGCATCCAGTGGCACACGTTCAGCCAGTCCCCAGTGGAAGGAGATGACTTCAATCTGCTCCTTGCTGTCACCATGCTTATGGTGGACACGGTGGTCTACGGCGTGCTCACTTGGTACATTGAGGCTGTGCACCCAG GTATGTATGGGCTGCCCCGGCCCTGGTACTTCCCGCTACAGAAGTCCTATTGGCTGGGCAGTGGGCGGACAgaagcctgggagtggagctggcCATGGGCACACACACCGCGCCTCAGCGTTATGGAGGAGGACCAGGCCTGTGCCATGGAGAGCCGGCACTTCG AGGAGACCCGCGGCATGGAGGAGGAGCCCACCCACCTGCCCTTGGTCGTCTGTGTGGACAAGCTCACCAAGGTCTATAAGAATGACAAGAAGATGGCCTTAAACAAACTGAGCCTCAATCTGTATGAGAATCAGGTGGTCTCTTTCCTAGGCCACAACGGGGCCGGCAAGACCACGACCAT GTCgatcctgactggactgttcccACCCACGTCGGGCTCAGCCACTATCTATGGGCACGACATCCGCACCGAGATGGATGAGATCCGCAAGAACCTGGGCATGTGCCCACAGCACAACGTGCTCTTTGACCGGCTCACGGTGGAGGAGCACCTCTGGTTCTACTCACGCCTCAAaagcatggcacaggaggagatCCGCAAAGAGACGGACAA GATGATTGAGGACCTGGAACTCTCTAACAAGCGGCACTCACTGGTGCAGACGTTGTCTGGAGGCATGAAGCGCAAGCTTTCGGTAGCCATTGCCTTTGTGGGTGGCTCTAGAGCCATTATCTTAGACGAGCCCACGGCTGGCGTGGACCCCTATGCTCGCCGTGCCATCTGGGACCTCATTCTGAAGTACAAGCCGG GCCGCACTATCCTCCTGTCTACCCATCACATGGATGAGGCTGACCTGCTGGGGGATCGCATTGCCATCATCTCCCATGGGAAGCTCAAATGCTGTggctctcccctcttcctcaagGGAGCCTATGGCGATGGGTACCGCCTCACATTGGTCAAGCAGCCTGCAGAACCTGGCACCTCCCAAG aGCCAGGGCTGGCTTCCAGCCCCTCAGGTTGTCCTCGGCTGAGCAGCTGCTCGGAGCCGCAAGTGTCCCAGTTCATCCGCAAGCATGTGGCTTCCTCCCTGCTGGTCTCAGACACGAGCACCGAGCTCTCCTACATCCTGCCCAGCGAGGCCGTCAAGAAGGGGGCCTTCGAGCGCCTCTTTCAG CAACTGGAACACAGCCTGGATGCGCTCCATCTGAGCAGTTTTGGGCTGATGGACACAACTCTGGAGGAGGTGTTCCTCAAGGTGTCTGAAGAAGATCAGTCACTGGAGAACAGCGAGGCTG ATGTGAAGGAGTCCCGGAAGGATGTGCTGCCTGGGGCAGAGGGCCTGACAGCTGTGGGGGGTCAAGCTGGCAACCTGGCTCGGTGCTCAGAGCTGGCACAGTCACAGGCATCGCTGCAGTCTGCATCCTCTGTGGGCTCTGCCCGTGGGGAGGAGGGCACCGGCTACTCTGATGGCTACGGTGACTACCGTCCCCTCTTTGACAACTTGCAGGACCCAGACAATGTCAGCTTACAAG aggcagagatggaggccCTGGCTCAGGTGGGCCAGGGCAGCCGCAAACTCGAGGGCTGGTGGCTGAAGATGCGGCAGTTCCATGGGCTCCTGGTGAAGCGCTTCCACTGTGCTCGTCGGAACTCCAAAGCTCTCTGCTCTCAGATTCTGCTGCCTGCCTTCTTTGTCTGTGTGGCCATGACTGTGGCGTTGTCTGTCCCTGAGATTG GTGACCTACCTCCACTGGTCCTGTCACCCTCTCAGTACCACAACTACACCCAGCCCCGTGGCAACTTTATCCCTTATGCCAATGAGGAACGCCAGGAGTACCG ATTACGGCTGTCACCTGATGCCAGCCCCCAGCAGCTGGTGAGCACATTCCGGCTGCCCTCTGGTGTGGGTGCCACTTGTGTGCTCAAGTCTCCTGCCAACGGCTCCCTGGGACCCATGCTGAACTTAAGCAGTGGAGAGTCCCGCCTGCTGGCGGCACGGTTCTTCGACAGTATGTGCCTGGAGTCCTTCACACAGGGGCTGCCACTGTCCAACTTCGTGCCACCTCCGCCCTCACCCGCCCCTTCTGACTCACCCGTGTCCCCAGATGAGGATTCACTGCAAGCCTGGAACATGTCCCTGCCACCTACTGCTGGGCCAG AGACGTGGACGTCGGCGCCTTCTCTGCCACGCCTAGTGCATGAGCCAGTCCGCTGTACCTGCTCTGCACAGGGCACGGGGTTCTCATGCCCCAGCAGTGTGGGTGGACACCCACCCCAGATGAGAGTGGTCACAGGTGACATCCTGACTGACATCACTGGCCACAATGTTTCTGAGTACCTGCTCTTCACCTCTGACCGTTTCCGACTACACCG ATATGGAGCCATCACCTTTGGTAATGTTCAGAAGTCTATCCCAGCATCCTTTGGTGCCCGGGTCCCTCCTATGGTGCGGAAGATTGCAGTGCGGAGGGTGGCTCAG GTGCTCTACAATAACAAGGGCTACCACAGCATGCCCACCTACCTCAACAGCCTCAACAATGCCATTCTGCGTGCAAACCTACCCAAAAGCAAGGGCAATCCAGCAGCCTATG GCATCACCGTCACCAACCACCCCATGAACAAGACCAGTGCTAGCCTCTCCCTGGATTACCT ACTGCAGGGCACAGATGTGGTCATCGCCATCTTCATCATTGTGGCCATGTCCTTCGTGCCAGCCAGCTTTGTGGTCTTCCTTGTGGCAGAGAAATCCACCAAGGCCAAACACCTGCAGTTCGTCAGCGGGTGCAACCCTGTCATCTACTGGCTGGCCAACTACGTGTGGGACATG CTCAATTACCTGGTCCCAGCCACCTGCTGCGTGATCATCCTCTTTGTCTTTGACTTACCTGCCTACACATCACCCACCAACTTCCCCGCGGTGCTCTCCTTGTTCCTGCTCTATGG GTGGTCCATCACACCCATCATGTACCCAGCCTccttctggtttgaggtccctaGCTCAGCCTACGTGTTCCTCATCGTCATCAACCTCTTCATCGGCATCACAGCCACGGTGGCCACTTTCCTTCTGCAGCTTTTTGAGCATGACAAG GATCTGAAGGTTGTCAACAGTTACCTGAAAAGCTGCTTCCTCATCTTCCCCAACTACAACCTGGGCCACGGGCTCATGGAGATGGCCTACAATGAGTACATCAACGAATACTACGCCAAGATTG GCCAGTTTGACAAGATGAAGTCCCCGTTCGAGTGGGACATTGTCACACGTGGACTGGTGGCCATGACAGTCGAGGGCTTCGTGGGATTCTTCCTCACCATCATGTGCCAGTATAACTTCCTACGGCAGCCACA ACGCCTGCCTGTGTCTACTAAACCTGTGGAAGACGATGTGGATGTGGCTAGTGAGCGACAGAGAGTGCTCCGTGGCGATGCTGACAATGACATGGTCAAGATTGAGAACCTGACCAAG GTGTACAAGTCTCGGAAGATTGGCCGGATCCTGGCAGTGGACCGCCTTTGCCTGGGTGTGCGCCCTGGAGAGTGCTTTGGGCTCCTTGGTGTCAATGGTGCAGGGAAGACCAGCACCTTCAAGATGCTGACTGGAGATGAGAGCACAACTGGGGGAGAGGCCTTTGTCAATGGACACAG CGTGCTCAAGGACCTGCTCCAGGTACAGCAGAGCCTTGGCTACTGCCCGCAGTTTGATGCCCTGTTTGATGAGCTCACGGCTCGTGAACACCTGCAGCTGTACACGCGGCTGCGTGGCATCCCCTGGAAGGATGAGGCACAG GTAGTGAAGTGGGCCCTAGAGAAGCTGGAACTGACAAAGTATGCAGACAAGCCAGCTGGCACCTACAGTGGAGGCAACAAACGGAAGCTTTCCACAGCCATTGCCCTCATTGGGTACCCTGCCTTCATCTTTCTA GATGAGCCCACCACTGGCATGGACCCTAAGGCCCGGCGCTTCCTGTGGAACCTCATTCTGGACCTCATCAAGACGGGACGTTCGGTGGTGCTGACGTCACACAg CATGGAGGAGTGTGAGGCTCTGTGCACACGCTTGGCCATCATGGTGAACGGGCGGCTGCGCTGCCTGGGCAGCATCCAGCACCTTAAGAACAG GTTTGGGGATGGCTACATGATTACTGTAAGGACCAAAAGCAGCCAGAACGTGAAGGACGTGGTGCGGTTCTTCAACAGGAACTTCCCAGAGGCCATGCTCAAG GAAAGACACCATACGAAGGTGCAGTATCAGCTCAAGTCAGAGCACATCTCGCTGGCTCAGGTGTTCAGCAAGATGGAGCAGGTGGTGGGTGTGCTGGGCATCGAGGATTACTCAGTCAGCCAGACCACCCTGGATAAC GTGTTTGTGAACTTTGCGAAGAAGCAGAGTGATAATGTGGAGCAGCAAGAGGCTGAGCCCTCGTCCTTGCCGTCCCCCCTTGGACTGCTCAGCCTGCTGAGGCCCCGCCCCGCACCCACAGAGCTCCGGGCATTGGTGGCTGATGAGCCAGAGGACCTGGACACAGAGGATGAAGGCCTCATCAGCTTCGAGGAAGAGCGG GCCCAGCTCTCCTTCAACACTGATACGCTCTGCTGA